One genomic window of Fervidobacterium thailandense includes the following:
- a CDS encoding flagellin: protein MLFGIDKLDSGALGLIKDSLNVESQDSSERTITVVDNAIQKVSSVRSQIGAVQNRLEHTIANLQIAAENLTAAESRIRDADMAKEMMQFTKYQILMQSGMAMLAQSNALPQNVLQLLRG, encoded by the coding sequence ATGCTTTTTGGAATTGATAAGCTGGATTCTGGAGCATTAGGGTTAATCAAGGATTCACTCAACGTTGAGTCTCAAGATTCATCTGAACGAACAATTACGGTTGTTGATAACGCCATACAAAAAGTGAGCTCTGTACGCTCTCAAATTGGGGCTGTTCAAAATAGGTTGGAACACACAATTGCCAATCTGCAAATAGCCGCCGAAAACCTAACAGCCGCCGAAAGCCGAATAAGGGATGCGGATATGGCCAAGGAGATGATGCAGTTCACCAAGTACCAAATCCTTATGCAATCTGGTATGGCGATGCTTGCTCAATCGAACGCACTGCCTCAGAATGTGCTGCAGCTATTGAGAGGATAG
- a CDS encoding methionine synthase encodes MVKIFRPESTKDYMPQKRIYIARVGARHSQIVSDDTLNRDANEIYMLGLKIAEPVVFWDLFEASQLQPDWIPSRLKGHPRYLIFVSTLGPRIDEEIENLGHSSVLRAHLLDAWASEALEKLNDTFENWFRKTYLARTTRRFSPGYEDLHITVNKHYVALLGLQNRINVLSSGVMIPRKTTTCIVGLEENS; translated from the coding sequence GTGGTCAAGATTTTCAGACCAGAAAGTACAAAAGACTACATGCCACAAAAACGCATTTATATAGCAAGGGTGGGAGCACGCCATTCACAGATAGTAAGTGACGATACGCTCAACAGAGACGCAAATGAGATATACATGCTCGGTCTCAAAATTGCCGAACCGGTCGTTTTCTGGGATCTGTTCGAAGCGTCTCAGTTACAACCGGATTGGATTCCTTCAAGACTGAAGGGACACCCGCGTTACCTCATCTTTGTCTCAACACTTGGGCCACGCATTGATGAGGAAATAGAAAACCTTGGTCACTCTTCAGTTTTGCGCGCCCACTTACTCGATGCCTGGGCATCCGAAGCCCTCGAGAAACTCAACGACACATTTGAAAATTGGTTTCGAAAAACGTATCTTGCAAGAACGACACGAAGATTCTCACCTGGTTACGAGGATCTACACATAACCGTGAACAAACATTACGTAGCGTTACTCGGGCTCCAAAACCGAATAAACGTACTATCCAGTGGTGTTATGATTCCAAGAAAAACCACCACATGTATCGTTGGACTCGAGGAAAATTCGTAG
- a CDS encoding substrate-binding periplasmic protein yields MLPKIIILRYRLIILLAAFLFNTLAFSTTVLYTYAQHMRPKYFLKSGKIAGFCHDILLALNEELRSEGIEIRYKNDALMATTEILNALERNEIQIFVGLGYSDSYGRRFNFVKTPLYGMREVFLIRISQHESIYSQRIVNVGVLKGTVPSARVKEVFEGLRLVQFDNIDDAIKALDKGQIDTIYGGALVLGSYVKDNPKKYQLLGVFTDKFYHYVVVNRTVDTNVVTKLERAIKRIHEKRVIEKIIKKNNLGDFVLPGNVVEILLIDWRPYEWYDKVEKRWKGVDVDVVSSVFKKLGFVTEFVSFPWERCLQAMRALAYDGIMSLRKSREREEFLVFPDEPLSTGVDLLFKMKNKQLDISRLENIPEDVVCGYTLGYAYGDWFWNAKFKKEAVATDELGFRMLKRGKIDLFICNLLVAKHLLRELRMENEVEHSKNFGEVMIYHIAFSKNYHGQYLASLFGPELRKFKKTTEYSKILQRYGLKYEDFWSSFVY; encoded by the coding sequence ATGCTTCCGAAGATTATCATCCTTCGGTATAGACTGATAATCCTGTTGGCCGCTTTTCTCTTCAATACACTCGCTTTTAGCACGACGGTGCTGTACACTTACGCCCAGCATATGAGACCGAAGTACTTCCTAAAGAGCGGGAAAATTGCCGGATTTTGCCACGATATTTTACTCGCACTCAACGAGGAACTCAGGAGCGAGGGGATAGAGATAAGGTACAAGAATGACGCGCTAATGGCGACAACCGAGATTTTGAACGCACTGGAGAGGAACGAAATTCAGATTTTCGTAGGACTTGGCTATTCTGATTCTTACGGTCGACGATTTAATTTTGTTAAAACGCCCCTTTACGGGATGCGCGAGGTGTTTCTCATCAGAATTTCCCAACACGAGAGTATCTATTCGCAGCGCATTGTGAACGTTGGAGTTTTAAAGGGCACCGTACCTTCGGCCCGGGTGAAGGAGGTTTTCGAGGGATTAAGGTTGGTTCAATTTGACAACATAGACGACGCGATAAAAGCACTTGATAAAGGACAGATTGATACAATTTATGGCGGGGCACTGGTTCTTGGGAGTTATGTAAAGGATAATCCAAAAAAGTACCAGTTACTCGGCGTGTTCACCGACAAATTTTATCACTACGTTGTGGTGAATAGAACCGTTGATACCAACGTGGTTACGAAACTTGAAAGAGCGATCAAGAGAATTCACGAAAAGCGAGTTATTGAGAAGATTATAAAGAAGAACAATTTAGGCGACTTTGTCTTACCAGGTAACGTTGTTGAGATACTCCTGATCGATTGGAGGCCGTACGAATGGTACGATAAGGTCGAGAAAAGGTGGAAAGGCGTTGATGTGGATGTTGTAAGTAGTGTTTTTAAGAAACTCGGCTTTGTTACAGAATTTGTCTCTTTCCCGTGGGAACGTTGCCTTCAGGCCATGCGCGCACTTGCTTACGATGGGATCATGAGCCTGAGGAAATCACGAGAACGCGAGGAATTTTTAGTCTTTCCCGATGAACCACTTAGCACCGGTGTGGATCTTCTGTTCAAAATGAAGAATAAACAATTGGATATATCAAGACTGGAGAACATTCCCGAAGACGTGGTCTGCGGATATACACTTGGCTATGCGTACGGAGATTGGTTTTGGAACGCAAAATTTAAAAAAGAAGCGGTAGCTACCGATGAGCTCGGATTCCGGATGCTCAAAAGGGGAAAGATCGATCTTTTCATTTGCAACCTTCTGGTTGCAAAGCATCTACTCCGCGAGCTTCGTATGGAGAACGAGGTTGAACACTCGAAAAATTTTGGGGAGGTTATGATATATCACATAGCTTTTTCCAAGAACTACCACGGCCAG